Proteins found in one Tenrec ecaudatus isolate mTenEca1 chromosome 1 unlocalized genomic scaffold, mTenEca1.hap1 SUPER_1_unloc_14, whole genome shotgun sequence genomic segment:
- the LOC142435776 gene encoding cytosolic phospholipase A2 beta-like, translating to MALAKLPGTCLLTIRMLQAHSLPARDVVTHHDFCVTLWLPTACNHRLQTRTVNNCRNPVWNQSFHFRVHSQIKNMVELKVFDQDLLTSDEAMLSVLFDVGTLLPGEFRRQSFFLSPQAHELSSLHVRLKEAGDQKELKGKVQLVVPGSYEGSQEATVGSDSFRFHFPTCWEQELSIHLQNAPQEQLKVPLKALPSDQLVRLVFPTSQEPLMKVELRKEDRPGELAVRLGFELCAEEQAFLSRRKQVPVVAIMAAGGGVRAMTSLYGQLTGLRELGLLDCVFYITGASGSTWTLENLYKDPEWSQKDLGGATVLLKMQVTKNKLGVLAPSQLQWYYQELEDRARLGHPACFTNLWALINEAMRHDGVQKGGAFIPSELFGSEFFMGRLMKGMPESRICFLEGIWTNLYAASLQDSLYWSSEPSPFWDRWAQTLTSLDKEQVPVLKMVVPPSLAGRIGELFSGLLTWRPLAQATHNFLRGLQFHKDYFQHPHFSSWKDTKLDGLPNQLTPGEPRLCLLDVGYFVNTSCPPLLQPTRDVDLILSLDYNLNGAFQLVGRMCQEQRIPFPPISPSLGEERQPRECHKFSDPGRPEAPVILHFPLVNDSFRDHSAPGVPRTPEEQEAGRVDLSQSDSPYHYSKVTYSQEDLDKLLGLAHYNICNNQERLPAALREALWKRRQR from the exons ATGGCTCTG GCCAAGTTGCCCGGGACCTGCCTGCTCACCATTCGTATGCTGCAGGcccacagcctgcctgccagggacGTGG TGACCCACCATGACTTCTGTGTGACCCTGTGGCTGCCCACGGCCTGCAACCACCGGCTCCAGACGCGCACGGTCAACAACTGCAGAAACCCTGTCTGGAACCAGAGCTTCCACTTCCGGGTGCACAGCCAGATCAAG AACATGGTGGAGCTGAAAGTCTTTGACCAGGACCTGCTGACCAGCGACGAAGCCATGCTGTCAGTGCTGTTTGACGTGGGCACTCTGCTGCCTGGGGAGTTCCGGCGCCAGAGCTTCTTTCTGAGCCcacag GCCCATGAGCTTTCCagcttgcatgtgcggctgaaggAGGCCGGGGACCAGAAGG AGTTAAAGGGAAAAGTTCAGCTTGTGGTCCCCGGGTCCTACGAGGGATCTCAGGAGGCCACCGTAGGCAGCGACTCCTTCCGTTTCCACTTCCCCACctgctgggagcaggagctgagtaTCCACCTGCAG AACGCCCCCCAGGAGCAACTGAAGGTGCCACTCAAGGCCCTGCCATCAGACCAGCTCGTGAGGCTGGTCTTCCCTACGTCCCAG GAGCCTCTGATGAAGGTGGAGCTGAGAAAAGAAGACAG accaggggagctgGCCGTGCGCCTGGGCTTCGAGCTGTGTGCTGAGGAGCAGGCCTTCCTGagcaggaggaagcag GTCCCAGTGGTGGCAATCATGGCTGCTGGTGGAGGGGTCCGGGCAATGACTTCCCTGTATGGGCAGCTGACCGGCCTCAGAGAGCTGGGCCTCTTGGACTGCGTCTTCTACATCACAGGGGCCTCGGGCTCCACTTG GACCTTAGAAAACCTCTACAAGGATCCAGAGTGGTCGCAGAAGGACCTGGGGGGCGCCACCGTACTGCTGAAGATGCAGGTGACCAAGAACAAGCTGGGCGTGTTGGCTCCCAGCCAGCTGCAATGGTactaccaggagctggaggacCGCGCTCGCCTGGGACACCCGGCCTGCTTCACCAACCTCTGGGCCCTCATCAATGAGGCCATGCGACATGATGGGGTACAGAAGGGCG GTGCCTTCATCCCCTCCGAACTCTTCGGCTCCGAATTCTTCATGGGGCGGCTGATGAAGGGGATGCCTGAGTCCCGcatctgcttcctggaag GTATCTGGACCAACCTATATGCAGCCAGCCTCCAAGACAGCTTATACTGGTCCTCGGAGCCCAGTCCGTTCTGGGATCGCTGGGCTCAGACCCTGACCAGCTTGG ACAAGGAGCAGGTCCCAGTGCTGAAGATGGTAGTGCCACCCAGCCTGGCTGGGAGGATCGGGGAGTTGTTCTCTGGCCTCCTGACGTGGCGCCCGCTTGCCCAGGCCACCCACAACTTTCTGCGTGGTCTCCAGTTCCACAAAGACTATTTCCAGCACCCTCacttctcctcctggaaag ACACCAAACTGGATGGACTCCCTAACCAGCTGACCCCTGGGGAGCCCCGCCTGTGCCTGCTGGACGTGGGCTACTTTGTCAACACCAGCTGCCCGCCCCTCCTGCAGCCCACCCGGGACGTGGACCTCATCCTGTCGCTGGACTACAACTTAAATGGTGCCTTTCAG ctggtgggccgcatgtgccaAGAGCAGCGCATCCCGTTCCCGCCCATCTCTCCCAGCCTCGGTGAGGAGCGCCAGCCTCGGGAGTGCCACAAGTTCTCTGACCCCGGCCGGCCTGAGGCCCCagtcattctgcacttccccctggtcAACGACTCCTTCCGGGACCACTCAGCCCCTG GGGTCCCTAGGACACCCGAGGAGCAGGAGGCCGGCCGGGTGGACCTGTCTCAGTCTGACTCCCCCTATCACTACTCGAAAGTGACCTATAGCCAAGAGGACTTGGACAAGCTTCTGGGCCTGGCCCACTACAACATCTGCAACAACCAGGAGCGGCTGCCGGCTGCCCTGCGCGAGGCCCTGTGGAAGAGGAGGCAGCGCTGA